The following coding sequences lie in one Mucilaginibacter sp. KACC 22773 genomic window:
- a CDS encoding DUF4175 family protein gives MSAAGNYELLIEKINIFIRKYYFNNFLRGLIFLGAGLFSAYVIITLSEYFGNFNILFRTILFYFFILLNAGLVCWLILPPLLSWLKLGKSLSHDEAAEIIGKHFQGVNDKLLNTLQLKKLAAADESHRALIEASINQKIESLKPVSFPSAINIRENAKYLRYILVPVAVIVVIALAAPSVLTESTKRLIRHNEYFIPAAPFKFNVLNKTLSAVQGDDLKLELKLDGDKLPADVYVETANNTFKLDKENISRFHYQFTNLQQNTKFRLIGNGFTSAPYEIKVSQKPALLHFDVELNYPAYLHKKNETLLNAGDLVIPAGTAVRWLLHTQYATGLRFFMDNEPRLAIAGGAGLFEHSEKVYKNAAYSLTPINTQVSHTDPATYHINVILDEPPVISVEEKPDSVSMKSLYFNGKIQDDHGFSALSFHYNVQSPGNSGNPKTFVKHVAADMGQAQADFFYFWNLKDMGIKPGDQVTYFFEVADNDGINGPKKARTPERSLHVPDANEVTEQLNAGTQAIKQKMQSAIKLAGQVEKESQKLNQMLLNKNTLSFDEKKQVEDLLQKRKDLEDLVKEIKDDNKKNLYNRQESQQQNEEILAKQKQIEDLFNNVLDKKTKELLQNLQQLLNEQQKDATRDELSKMQMDNKSLKKELDRMLELYKKLEFDQKLNQQIDQLNKLADKEQKLSEQTQQQGADKKQLQQEQDNLKKEFDDVKKGFDDLQKTNEQTEHKSDFQNPEKETQSITQKMEQSAGDLQKNDKNKASKSQKQAADEMKDLASKLQQQDQEGESKENTVDAQQLRELLKNLVNSSFSQEKLMQTLKTTSPTDPAYVTLSQSQKDIKDNLKTAEDSLYALSRRIPQIQSTVNTEISSINTHIDQALDNLGDRRTAEANRNQQYAMTSMNNLALMLSEALDQLQKMMNKSKSGKGKPQSISQLNKMQQQLNKNMQKAREQMQQQGNKPGQSQPGQGNMSEKLARMARQQQQIRQQLEQINREENNNGTGKLGNLDKISQEMEQTERDLVNKKITDEALKRQQQIQSRLLEAEKAQQEREQDQQRESQAGKNIPPGYIKALQGYQQQRAKQTEQVKTVSPALNLYYKQKIKSYFDQLNAK, from the coding sequence ATGTCAGCTGCCGGGAATTATGAATTACTCATTGAAAAGATAAATATCTTTATAAGGAAGTATTATTTTAATAATTTTTTGCGTGGGTTGATATTTTTGGGCGCCGGCCTGTTTAGCGCTTATGTAATAATTACGCTGAGCGAATATTTTGGAAATTTTAATATTCTTTTCCGCACTATCCTTTTTTATTTTTTTATCCTGCTCAACGCGGGCCTGGTATGTTGGCTTATATTGCCGCCGCTGCTATCATGGCTTAAATTGGGCAAGTCGTTAAGCCACGACGAGGCCGCCGAAATTATAGGCAAACATTTTCAGGGTGTAAATGATAAACTGCTGAACACCCTGCAGCTAAAAAAACTGGCCGCGGCCGATGAAAGCCACCGTGCACTTATCGAAGCCAGCATCAATCAAAAAATCGAATCATTAAAACCGGTGAGCTTTCCATCGGCTATTAACATTCGCGAGAATGCGAAATACCTCAGGTATATCCTGGTGCCGGTTGCCGTTATTGTGGTTATCGCCTTGGCCGCACCATCCGTATTAACCGAAAGTACCAAAAGGCTCATCAGGCATAATGAGTATTTTATACCTGCGGCGCCCTTCAAATTTAATGTGCTCAATAAAACCCTTTCGGCAGTTCAGGGCGATGACCTGAAATTGGAGTTGAAGCTGGATGGGGATAAATTGCCTGCTGATGTATATGTAGAAACCGCCAACAACACGTTTAAGCTTGATAAAGAGAATATCAGCCGTTTTCATTATCAATTTACAAATTTGCAGCAAAACACCAAATTCAGGCTCATTGGCAATGGTTTTACATCGGCACCGTACGAGATTAAGGTAAGCCAGAAACCGGCTTTACTTCACTTTGATGTGGAATTAAATTATCCCGCCTACCTGCATAAAAAAAACGAAACACTTTTAAATGCCGGCGATTTGGTAATACCCGCAGGAACGGCCGTCAGGTGGCTGTTGCATACCCAATATGCAACCGGGCTGCGGTTTTTTATGGACAATGAACCTCGCCTGGCCATAGCCGGCGGTGCCGGATTATTTGAGCATAGCGAAAAAGTTTACAAAAATGCGGCTTACAGCCTTACCCCAATAAACACCCAGGTAAGCCACACCGACCCGGCCACTTATCATATTAACGTAATTTTGGATGAGCCACCGGTAATAAGTGTTGAAGAGAAGCCTGACTCGGTAAGTATGAAATCGTTATATTTTAATGGCAAAATTCAGGATGATCATGGTTTTTCTGCTTTGAGCTTCCATTACAATGTACAATCACCCGGCAATAGCGGCAACCCAAAAACATTTGTAAAACATGTGGCGGCTGATATGGGACAAGCGCAGGCCGATTTCTTTTATTTTTGGAATTTAAAAGATATGGGCATTAAACCGGGCGACCAGGTTACCTATTTTTTTGAAGTGGCAGATAATGATGGCATAAACGGGCCCAAAAAAGCCCGCACTCCCGAACGCAGCCTTCATGTGCCGGATGCCAACGAAGTAACGGAGCAATTGAATGCAGGCACGCAGGCCATCAAACAAAAAATGCAATCGGCCATTAAATTGGCGGGGCAGGTTGAAAAAGAGTCGCAGAAGCTGAACCAGATGCTGCTGAACAAAAACACCCTTTCGTTTGACGAAAAGAAACAGGTAGAAGATTTGCTGCAAAAACGAAAAGACCTGGAAGACCTTGTGAAGGAAATAAAGGACGATAACAAAAAAAATCTGTACAACCGCCAGGAAAGTCAGCAGCAAAATGAAGAGATACTGGCCAAACAAAAACAAATTGAAGATTTATTTAACAACGTACTTGATAAAAAAACAAAGGAGCTTTTGCAAAACCTGCAACAGCTTCTAAACGAACAACAAAAAGATGCCACCCGTGATGAATTGTCTAAAATGCAGATGGACAATAAATCGCTAAAAAAGGAACTTGACCGGATGCTGGAGCTGTATAAAAAGCTGGAGTTTGATCAGAAACTAAACCAGCAGATTGATCAGTTGAATAAACTTGCTGATAAGGAACAAAAACTGTCTGAACAAACACAACAACAGGGTGCCGATAAAAAACAATTGCAGCAGGAGCAGGATAACCTGAAAAAGGAATTTGACGATGTAAAAAAAGGATTTGACGATCTGCAAAAAACAAATGAACAAACCGAGCACAAAAGCGATTTTCAGAATCCCGAAAAGGAAACACAAAGCATAACGCAAAAAATGGAACAAAGCGCCGGCGATTTACAAAAAAACGACAAAAACAAAGCCAGTAAATCGCAAAAGCAGGCTGCTGATGAAATGAAGGATTTGGCAAGCAAGTTACAGCAACAAGACCAGGAGGGCGAAAGCAAAGAAAACACGGTTGATGCCCAGCAGCTACGCGAGTTGTTGAAAAACCTGGTGAACAGTTCATTTAGCCAGGAAAAGCTGATGCAAACACTAAAGACTACCAGCCCCACAGATCCGGCTTACGTTACCCTCTCGCAAAGCCAAAAGGACATTAAAGATAACCTTAAAACGGCCGAAGATAGCTTGTACGCACTTAGCAGGCGCATCCCGCAAATTCAATCAACCGTTAATACCGAGATAAGCAGCATAAACACCCATATAGACCAGGCCCTGGATAACCTGGGCGATAGGCGCACGGCCGAAGCCAACCGCAACCAACAATATGCTATGACATCCATGAACAACCTTGCCCTGATGTTGAGCGAAGCGTTGGACCAACTGCAAAAAATGATGAATAAAAGCAAAAGCGGCAAAGGCAAGCCGCAGTCAATATCACAACTAAACAAAATGCAACAGCAGTTAAACAAAAACATGCAAAAAGCACGGGAGCAAATGCAGCAACAGGGCAATAAACCAGGACAGAGCCAACCCGGGCAAGGCAACATGAGCGAAAAATTGGCCCGTATGGCGCGCCAGCAACAACAGATAAGACAACAGCTGGAGCAGATAAATCGTGAAGAAAATAACAATGGTACAGGTAAATTAGGTAATTTAGATAAAATTTCGCAAGAAATGGAACAAACTGAGCGTGATCTCGTAAACAAGAAGATTACAGACGAGGCGTTAAAGAGGCAACAACAAATACAAAGCCGGTTATTGGAAGCTGAAAAAGCGCAACAGGAGCGTGAGCAGGATCAGCAGCGAGAAAGCCAGGCCGGCAAAAATATACCTCCGGGATACATAAAAGCGTTGCAGGGTTACCAGCAACAACGGGCAAAACAGACAGAACAGGTAAAAACAGTATCTCCGGCACTTAATTTGTATTACAAGCAAAAAATTAAATCTTACTTTGATCAACTTAATGCCAAATAA
- a CDS encoding ATP-binding protein: MEQANVQTGELFTLQLPSNPESITQLEALIEEIADKYHVADDTFANMMTCLNEAAINAIIHGNKLDATKKVIINADVAPKRVIWTVTDEGEGFDYNHLADPTAPENLESLTGRGVFIIKHLADQCIFNAAGNEIELHFKI; this comes from the coding sequence ATGGAACAGGCAAATGTTCAAACCGGCGAATTATTCACGTTACAGCTACCGTCGAACCCGGAGAGCATAACGCAGCTTGAAGCGCTGATAGAAGAGATTGCTGATAAATACCATGTTGCAGATGATACTTTTGCCAACATGATGACTTGCTTAAACGAAGCCGCTATAAATGCTATTATACATGGCAACAAACTTGATGCAACCAAAAAGGTAATTATTAATGCCGATGTTGCCCCAAAGCGCGTTATATGGACGGTTACCGACGAAGGTGAAGGCTTTGATTATAATCACCTGGCCGACCCAACAGCGCCGGAAAACCTGGAGAGCCTTACCGGCCGTGGCGTTTTTATTATTAAACACCTGGCCGACCAATGCATTTTTAACGCAGCGGGTAACGAAATTGAACTACATTTTAAAATATAA
- the ybeY gene encoding rRNA maturation RNase YbeY, translating into MPAISFFEEDINYKLKNKALVRQWIKETIVAEGFKLKELNYIFCSDAYLLTLNQQYLDHDTYTDIITFDNSEVKGDIVGDIFISIERIRENAVKFGHSETEELHRVIIHGALHLLGYTDKSVVTKKKMTQKEDEYLAKRSFIG; encoded by the coding sequence ATGCCCGCCATCAGTTTTTTTGAAGAAGACATTAACTATAAGCTAAAAAATAAAGCCCTTGTGCGCCAGTGGATTAAAGAAACCATTGTTGCCGAGGGTTTTAAATTGAAAGAGCTAAACTACATTTTTTGCTCTGATGCTTACCTGCTTACGCTTAACCAGCAATATCTTGATCATGATACCTACACCGATATCATCACTTTTGATAACAGCGAGGTTAAAGGCGATATTGTGGGGGATATTTTTATATCGATAGAGCGGATCCGTGAAAACGCCGTTAAGTTTGGCCATTCAGAAACAGAAGAACTTCATCGCGTAATTATTCATGGCGCATTGCACCTGTTGGGCTATACAGATAAAAGTGTTGTTACAAAGAAAAAAATGACACAAAAAGAGGATGAGTATTTAGCTAAGCGTAGTTTTATTGGCTAA
- a CDS encoding glutathione peroxidase — MKLLSLILGFVLMTAAPSSVYDFKLKTIDGDNFSLAKYKGKKVLIVNTASKCGFTKQYKDLEALAEKYKGKLVVVGFPANNFGGQEPGTNQDIKTFCHDNFNVTFPMSGKVSVLGLDIDPLFQYLTTAPNPDFTGDIKWNFEKFLIDENGKLIHRFRSATTPMSEDITKYL, encoded by the coding sequence ATGAAATTACTTTCTTTAATATTGGGCTTCGTTTTAATGACGGCCGCTCCATCGTCGGTTTACGATTTTAAACTGAAAACTATCGACGGGGATAACTTTTCGCTTGCCAAATACAAAGGCAAAAAGGTATTAATTGTAAACACAGCCTCAAAATGCGGCTTTACCAAACAATACAAAGATTTAGAAGCGTTGGCCGAAAAATACAAAGGCAAACTGGTTGTAGTTGGCTTTCCTGCCAACAACTTTGGCGGCCAGGAACCGGGCACTAATCAGGACATTAAGACCTTTTGTCATGACAATTTTAACGTAACGTTCCCGATGAGCGGAAAAGTTAGCGTTTTAGGTTTAGATATCGACCCATTGTTCCAATATCTTACAACAGCGCCAAATCCTGATTTTACAGGCGACATTAAATGGAACTTCGAAAAGTTTTTGATCGACGAAAATGGCAAACTCATCCACCGTTTCAGGTCGGCAACTACACCAATGTCTGAAGATATTACTAAATATCTTTAA
- a CDS encoding sulfite exporter TauE/SafE family protein: MHVFAYLASALIGISLGLIGGGGSIMTVPVLVYLFGASPLLATSYSLFIVGSTSLVGAFTNYRKGLVNVKTALLFGLTSISTVFIARKFLLPLIPHNILQIGSFQLTENILTMVLFALLMVAAATAMIKSGSKTEVPQNTGEKKSNITKLLLYGIAIGLATGFLGAGGGFLLIPTLVLLVGLPMKEAVGTSLLVIAMNSLIGFTGDLGHFTIDWAFLIKITAIAIAGIFAGGLISRRVDANKLKKAFGWFVLVMGIYILAKELFFK; this comes from the coding sequence ATGCACGTTTTCGCTTACCTCGCATCTGCTTTAATCGGAATTTCGCTTGGCCTGATTGGTGGGGGCGGCTCAATCATGACGGTTCCGGTGCTGGTTTACCTTTTTGGCGCCAGCCCGCTTTTAGCCACCTCTTACTCCCTGTTTATTGTTGGCTCAACCAGTTTGGTTGGCGCTTTTACCAACTACCGCAAGGGACTGGTGAATGTGAAAACAGCGTTGCTTTTTGGTTTAACATCTATCAGCACGGTTTTTATCGCCCGTAAGTTCCTGTTGCCCTTAATACCCCATAACATTTTACAGATAGGTTCATTTCAACTCACCGAAAATATCCTTACCATGGTGCTTTTCGCGCTGTTGATGGTGGCCGCGGCAACAGCAATGATTAAAAGCGGCAGTAAGACGGAAGTGCCACAAAACACGGGCGAAAAAAAAAGCAACATTACCAAACTTTTACTTTATGGTATAGCCATAGGGTTGGCCACCGGCTTCTTAGGGGCAGGCGGCGGCTTTTTGCTTATCCCAACCCTTGTTTTACTGGTTGGCTTGCCCATGAAAGAGGCTGTTGGTACCTCGCTGCTCGTTATCGCCATGAATTCGCTGATTGGCTTTACCGGCGACCTGGGTCATTTTACTATAGATTGGGCATTTCTGATAAAAATAACCGCGATAGCCATCGCCGGTATATTTGCAGGGGGCTTAATTAGCCGCCGGGTTGATGCCAACAAATTAAAAAAAGCCTTTGGCTGGTTTGTATTGGTAATGGGTATTTATATACTGGCCAAAGAACTGTTTTTTAAGTAA
- a CDS encoding MBL fold metallo-hydrolase, with product MHIEQIYTGCLAQGAYYIQSENEVAIVDPLREVEPYIAKAKAAGATIKYVFETHFHADFVSGHIDLARETGAQIVYGPNAVTGFEAHIAKDNETFKVGKLTIKVLHTPGHTMESACYLLIDEFGKETALFSGDTLFIGDVGRPDLAQKASGLTQEGLAGILFDSLRTRILTLPDDVIVYPAHGAGSACGKNMSKETTDTLGNQKKYNYALRPNMTREEFITEVTRGLTAPPVYFPLNVKMNREGYESFEKVLSQGTQPLTPDAFEAAANSTGAILLDTRDPQVFAKAFVPNSINIGIDGSFAPWVGALVPDINQQILLITEDGREEEVVTRLARVGYDHAIGYLKGGIAAWQAAGNETDSIVSLTADELADKVSNHSLVKILDVRKAPEYYAEHILDAENLPLDDINSNMARLDKNETYYVHCAGGYRSMIFNSMLRARGFANLVDVQGGFKAIKDSGRFNISAYVCPSTMP from the coding sequence ATGCATATAGAACAAATATATACCGGATGCCTGGCCCAGGGTGCATATTACATCCAATCAGAAAATGAGGTTGCCATTGTTGATCCCTTAAGGGAGGTGGAGCCATACATAGCTAAAGCCAAAGCGGCCGGCGCCACCATCAAGTATGTTTTTGAAACTCATTTCCATGCCGATTTCGTATCGGGCCACATCGACCTGGCGCGGGAAACCGGTGCGCAGATTGTTTATGGGCCAAATGCAGTAACCGGCTTTGAAGCGCATATAGCTAAAGATAACGAAACCTTTAAAGTTGGCAAACTCACCATAAAAGTGCTGCACACACCCGGCCATACCATGGAATCCGCCTGTTACCTTTTAATCGATGAATTTGGCAAAGAAACCGCGTTGTTCTCTGGCGATACTTTATTCATCGGCGATGTTGGCCGTCCCGACCTGGCACAAAAAGCATCGGGGCTGACACAGGAAGGCCTGGCAGGTATTTTGTTCGATTCGTTGCGCACCCGCATCCTGACATTGCCCGATGATGTTATCGTTTACCCCGCCCACGGTGCCGGATCTGCCTGCGGCAAAAACATGAGCAAGGAAACCACCGACACCTTAGGCAATCAAAAAAAATACAACTACGCCTTGCGCCCCAACATGACGCGTGAAGAATTTATAACTGAGGTTACCCGTGGATTAACCGCCCCGCCGGTATATTTTCCATTAAATGTTAAAATGAACAGGGAGGGTTACGAAAGCTTTGAAAAAGTACTGAGCCAGGGAACCCAGCCATTAACCCCCGACGCGTTTGAAGCCGCGGCCAACAGCACCGGCGCCATTTTGCTTGACACGCGCGATCCCCAGGTTTTTGCAAAGGCCTTTGTGCCTAACTCCATCAATATTGGCATAGACGGGAGCTTTGCCCCATGGGTTGGCGCGTTGGTGCCGGATATTAACCAGCAAATTTTGTTGATTACCGAAGACGGGCGCGAAGAAGAGGTAGTTACCCGCCTGGCCCGTGTAGGTTATGACCATGCCATTGGTTACTTAAAGGGCGGCATTGCGGCGTGGCAGGCTGCCGGTAACGAAACAGACAGCATTGTATCTTTAACTGCTGATGAACTTGCAGATAAAGTAAGCAACCATAGCCTGGTAAAAATTCTTGATGTGCGTAAAGCACCAGAGTACTATGCCGAACATATATTAGACGCCGAAAACCTGCCGCTGGATGACATCAACAGCAATATGGCCCGGTTGGATAAAAATGAGACTTACTATGTGCATTGCGCCGGAGGATATCGTTCAATGATATTTAATTCGATGCTGAGGGCGCGGGGCTTTGCTAACCTTGTTGATGTTCAGGGCGGCTTTAAAGCCATAAAAGATTCAGGCAGGTTTAATATAAGCGCGTATGTGTGTCCAAGCACAATGCCCTGA
- a CDS encoding YeeE/YedE family protein — protein MLNLLKQPWPWYTSGAAIAAIMVLLLYFGKSFGFSSNLRTICSMAGAGKKVSLFDFDWRAQKWNLLFLLGSVLGGLISATLLKNDAPLKLAASTVTDLKTIGINFDGQLNPTQLFGVHSLSFKNIVILLSGGLLVGFGSRYAGGCTSGHAISGLSNLQWPSLIAVIGFFAGGLIMTHFLLPLILSI, from the coding sequence ATGCTTAATTTGCTCAAACAACCCTGGCCCTGGTATACTTCTGGGGCTGCAATTGCAGCTATCATGGTTCTATTGCTTTATTTCGGAAAATCATTTGGTTTTTCATCCAACCTGCGTACCATCTGCTCCATGGCCGGCGCGGGTAAAAAAGTATCGCTTTTTGATTTCGACTGGCGGGCACAAAAATGGAACCTGCTGTTTTTGCTGGGCTCGGTTTTAGGCGGATTGATATCCGCGACCCTGTTAAAAAACGACGCGCCATTAAAACTGGCCGCCTCTACCGTTACCGATCTTAAAACTATCGGTATAAATTTTGACGGTCAGCTAAATCCCACACAGCTTTTTGGGGTTCATAGCTTGTCTTTCAAAAACATTGTCATCCTGTTATCCGGTGGGTTACTGGTGGGCTTTGGTTCCAGGTATGCGGGCGGATGTACATCGGGGCATGCCATTAGTGGCCTGTCGAACCTGCAATGGCCTTCATTAATAGCGGTCATTGGCTTTTTTGCCGGCGGACTTATCATGACACACTTTTTATTACCGCTGATATTATCGATATGA
- a CDS encoding YeeE/YedE family protein: MKGLRFIIAGVIFGIIMTKSEAVSWYRIQEMFRFQSFHMYGIIGTAVVLGALSVYLIKKFHIKDSQGNPIIFADKEKSRAKYIIGGLVFGLGWALTGACPGPMFVNIGYGYVSFIIVVIAALGGTYLYGLVRDRLPH; the protein is encoded by the coding sequence ATGAAAGGATTAAGATTTATTATCGCCGGTGTCATTTTCGGCATCATCATGACCAAGTCTGAGGCTGTTTCCTGGTACCGCATCCAGGAGATGTTCCGCTTCCAGTCGTTTCATATGTATGGCATTATTGGCACCGCTGTAGTTTTAGGCGCATTGTCTGTTTACCTCATTAAAAAGTTCCACATCAAAGATTCGCAGGGCAACCCTATCATATTTGCCGATAAAGAAAAAAGCCGGGCAAAGTATATCATCGGCGGCCTGGTATTCGGCCTTGGCTGGGCGCTTACCGGCGCATGCCCCGGCCCTATGTTTGTAAATATCGGCTACGGGTATGTATCCTTTATCATCGTGGTTATCGCGGCGCTGGGCGGCACTTACCTTTATGGTTTGGTAAGGGATAGGTTGCCGCACTAA